TGCCATGGAGGTACTGGGCGAGTACGTAGGCTTGGACGGTCAGCGGCAGCAGCTACGGGTGCCTTGTGAGGCGCCGGGCGACGACGCCGACCCTTTCCGGGGCCTATTGTCCGGCGTGGCCCAGATGAGAGAGCTGGTGGCCGAGCTCTTGGGCCCCCTGGAACAGCGGGAAGCGCGGAGCAGGGTGGCGGTGGCTCCAGACGAGGCCTTGGAcggtgatgatgaagatgatgcaGAAGATGAAAATAACATTGATAACAGAACTAACTCAGATGGACCATCTGCAAAACGGCCAAAACCACCATCTTAACAATAGCTTTTTATGAGTTTTAACAGACTGCTGCCTTGCTTCGGCAGCACATACACTGAATTGGAACAATATGAAGaggattagcatggcccctgcgcaCACAAATGCACAAAGCGTTCCAAAAAAAAAGACTGCAACTCTATCTTAGTTATCACTGACATTTAAGGAAGActtctgttttaatttgttttgtttccctgggacacttttgttaaagaaaagcaaactttATTCTGTTTCCAGCCAAGAAAGATACAATAAATGTTTAGAAATCAATCTGTTTTCTTGAATAAATTTCAGACCATGGAAATAATAGAGAACACtttctaatgtaaaaaaaaaaaaaagaaaaagaaaaaaagaaaacagggtaAAAAGAAAATGGGATAAAGAGGTCCTGGGCAGATAAAACAAGGGACATCCAATATAACAGTCCCCAGAGTGAGGCCACCCTTTCTCCCATGAGTGCTCAGGCTTCAGGGGAAGGATGCCCGttccatagttttgatcattcAGTGACCAAATACATGTGAGATGTCTATGTGAGATGTACATGTGAGATGTTTAAATTCAAAGCACTTGGAAGGCACAGCTCCCCACCCCGAGCCCGCCCCTGCTCTGCTGTCTCTAAATTGTCGGAGCTGTAGTACAAGGGTCATGATCACTGAATTTTGCTGCCATGACTCAAAAACAATGTTCACCATAAGCACCATGTTTCAGTACAAATGTGGTTGGTGTGCTGAGGCCAGCTTTTGAGAAAAGTAGGTTGAAAGGCAAAGAAAGACCTCTGGTTTTGGAGTCTTCTAAGAGATATGGCCCCACCTCCAAGTGAGGGTTACTGGCCCTCCACATGGGCAGAGCCATGCTGGGATACGTCAGCACTGGAGTAGAGGTGACTAAGGTCTTCCAGTGGCCCAGACGTAGGCAGACCTGCAGATCTGTCAGGGTGAAAGAGGGAGGAGCAAATTGCTGACGATAATATGGGGACTGTTACATATTCTTGCTTGTACATAGGATAATTCCCACTATAGTCAATCACCTGACTGTAAACCCTTGAACCTGGGGTTCCCACTTGGTAGGCTTGCAGGCCCAGGGCTTCAGGTCAATTGTGTGGTCATTCCACAACAAAATGCAGATTGTCAGCTTAATTTTCTAAGAGCTGTTACTTCTCCAGAAACTGGTCACCACAAATGCCTCACAGGGAGACAAAAAGTCTCTATAAGGAAGTGGAGAGCATGAGTCCTTGTCATGGGCCTTCAGTCAGGACTGTGACACGTTGCAAAAGAAGGAGGATTAGCAATCTCCTTGGTGCCCCACTACTTCTCCCCTGGTCTGCAAAAGCTAAAGGCAAATGTACacttttataaacagaaaagttAACATATACAGAAACATAAAGAAGAGACAACATTTATTCTTGTAAATTGCTGGAATCCTTCCCTCAAATAATTCAATACCCTTACAACACAATAAAGTACAGAACTCTGGTTTAATTTACTCTAGAATATAAGCATTTTACTGAATGCCACGTTTTTTAATAGTTGGGTcatgatttttccttttattgaatatttttgggtgacattggttattaacattatataggtttcaggtgtagaattctataatacatcatctgtaaactgtattgtgtggtcaccaccctaagtgaagtctccttccatcaccttttaTCCCCCCGAGACCCACTTCTACCTCTCCCCACTCTCCGCcacatttacaaatataattcCCACAACCTTTTTGAAATGTTAGTTTAGCAAGTATTTGGACAGCAGAAACAACTAAAATAGCACCACATATATGTGCAGCAGGACACAATGGCTGTGCTCAGTGTAACGTACATACCCTTCCTCCCCAGAGTATCCCCCATCAGGATGTTCAAAGTCCCAGGGTCCTTGGCGTGGATTAGGAGGATAAAGAAGGTTTATGTTCCACCCTTCTAAGTcatcttaacaaaatattagcccagaaaataaacaattcttCTGAAACCAACTGAGGCACAAGTGATACTTAACCTATAAagaataacaagaaaacaaatttagTTATGAGATCCTGAAACTCAGAAAGGGCATGAGACAGAGCAAAGATATGCTTGCTCAAGATCAGCTGTGACTAGAGGAAAGGTGTCTACGCCAGAAGATGTCCCTCTGGGGGGAACACGGCCGCATTGGGGTTCCCTGCACTCTGTGGCAACCATCCTAGGAAAAGGCAGGGCATAGGCTCTGGAGCCAACACATCCGGATCCAAATCCCAAACTTCCTACTATATAGCCATGGCACTTGGAGCAATTCACTTAATCTTCttccctcagtttctttatcagtaaaatggaaaCGATGTGAACAGTACCTATGTCGCAGGCACTCTATGACCAAATGAGATGGTCCCTGAGATGGGCCTGGCATTGGTAAGCACTAGAAAAATGTTGGTTATTCTATTAACACATCTGTCTCCATCTATCAACGTTCCATGCAAGTTCTAACAATTTCCAGGGCTCCTTCAGTGGCAGCTGCCCCTGGTGTGGCTGCCCCACATCACTCCTCCCTGGCCTTATCCTGACCCTCGGCCTATTGTTCACTGTGCTACTTTGTGGCAGCTGCATCAAGGACTACCACAGAGGCCAAATAGAGGTCTGCATTGCAATGGACATCTCAGTGCAATAACCATCTCCCTGGTCTTAGTGCCTGCTCATGTCCTTCAGTTTGGCACCAGTTCTTTCTGCAACTTCGTCTCTCTGAATTAGCTGCTTTGAAACTCAGAAACTTCCATGGACACCCCCTGTAACCGCTCCACAGTTTTAGTCCAACCTACACAATGCTGAAAATTCTTCTTGGGTGAATCTGGTTTTGTGGTGTGTGGTATTGCTGTACGGTAGAAGTCTGATGCCACCCCATACCGGCCTCTGGAGGAGGGGGAACTCTAAGTGGAACTCTGAGACATATGCTTTCCTTGGGCCATGCCTTCTCCGTTCCTGAAGAGTAACCACAGAGTGCTTCCTGCAGCCAAAGACTCTGTGCCCAAGTGCTGCAGTCCTCGTGCTCCCTCTCCACTTGTGCTGGGAGCCTCAGTTTCGCCTCCTTTATGGAAACATGATGACAGGCACACTCCCTCTCTTCTTACAGCTGTTTCATACcaaaattttatattactttcttccttcaaaaaaaaatcattaggaccctgactagtgtggctcagtagggtgggtgtcatcccgcaaaccaaaaggccatgggttcaattcctggtcagggcagatgcctgggttttgagccagacCCCCAGCtcggggcatgagagaggcaaccaatcagttttTCTTGCtcatctgtttttctccttctctttcttcctccctccccctctctctaaaaaaataaaaattgaaaataaaatcctaaaacatATCATTAGGTAGACtatatagaacaaaataaaactgtgcATTAGTGGTTTTCCCATTCCCAAACAGAAACCAAACAATCTTATGTTTAAAACACTGCCTTTGCCTTAGACATGcaagcaagcaaataaacaaaccatATCTGAAGTCTGTGAGATCAGTAATAATGACAACACTAACTAATCCTTCTGGAAAATACCTCTGTTCTGGGctttgttctaagcactttataggCATAAATTCATTTAATCTCCACAACAGCTCTATGAGTTAGGAACTTCTATTAACCCCACTACACTGACAAAGAAGCTGAGGCCCCAAAATATTAGTTACTATCCTGAAGTTACACAGCTAGTAATCTGCATAGCTGGGATTCATTTCTGTGGAGTCTGGCACTGGGGTTGCTTCTGTAACAAAGCAATTGAACATATGCAGTCCTGTACCCTCAGGATAGAGGCTGGCTCCACACAagacttctcttttaaaaaatctgaaaactggGATGGACCTCAATGTCCAGGTTGTAAGATGTGAAATCAGGAGTGCTCTCTTACCTTTTCTAGAAATAAGATGACAGCCAGCTGACAAAGCTGACACGGAGGAAAGCAGAGGGGTAGCCCAGGTAATAAGACTCCTTAATGAACTCATGCTCAAGGCTGGGTAAGATGATCAGATTGTGATGAAAAAGATGTTCTCACCTCAAGTAGCAAGGGTTCCTGGCTGTCATTGAATCTGTGATCGAAAACAATTCCAGTCAATACATAGAAAGCTTTGGGATCCTGAATTATGTAACTTTCAAAGGAAGGCACTGAACAATAGCCTAGAACtaacagagagaaaaatccaATCAGTGAATGGCTGCAGGGAGGCAAATGCTATACAACTAACCTTTTTCTGCCTAAGATGATGTAAAATTGCAGTTTCTCAGCTAAGGGGTGGTGGatctcattcatttactcattcattctgCACACATATGAGCACATCCAAGATGCCCAGAGTTATGCTAGGCAGTGGGAATACAAAGTAAATGGTAATGGTCTAAATCTCTTTGCAGTTCTGAAAGGTCTTGTATTCCCATCATTTTTAGCTAGGTCACACACTTAGGGCTACAGTAGATGGAACACAATAATTGTCTATGTTAATGAGGAAATTGGCTATTGCTCCATTTCAGCCTTCTCTTCATAATCATAGCAACCTAAGGTGgggaataaaatgatgaaaaaatttaGATAATTTGATGGGAGAAATAATTTCTACAATCAACCGCATTCATATTTGACTGAAGATTTAATCCTTTCTGAAGATAATTCTTCCTCAGAATGTCAAAGGCATTACAACATAATTTAATGTGCAGTGTTGTTGGGTGTAATGTCTGATTCCTTGTTGGTAGagttttccttctctaaaagctTATAGGAATTCTAGTCTTGGATCCCTGGTTCAGAAACGTCATTAAGCCCTGGCCAGacagctcagttgattggagcgttgtcctgatgcaccaaggttgcggATTCCATCAGGCGTTAGGGCACTGACAAGAATCTATCAATGAGTGCATAGATGGGCGGAgaaacaaatggatgtttctctgtcactttctctctccccttcctggctctctaaaatcaacaaattaaaaacaattttagaaaaaagaaatgtcattaaTATGTATTCAAGTTCACCCTTTTTCATTTCCCTGCTTGGAACTAGTAATCTGGTTCAATCTGAAAATATAGATTATTTTCAGAAATCTTTTCTATATTGTCTTGTTTTCCTCCCCTCAGTTGTCTCTCATTCTTCCTTCTAGAAATCCTAGTAGATGAAGGTGTGGTTTCCAGATATGACCTTCATTgtctttcatattttccatttctttgtcctTTTGCTTTGCATTCTCATAGGCTTGCTTGACTTTATCTTCTAGATCATGAATTGGACTTTAAACATGTCCATTCTATTATTTATATGacagttattttgaaaatcacttttactttctaagtattttttctgtttctttcattgcTTCCTTTCCGTgggagtttggttttgttttggagTGGCAATATTTTCTCAGATGTCTCTGAATATACTAATGAGAATTTCTTattaactagatttttaaaagagggcGTGCATATGGTAAAAAATTCTAATGATACTAAAGGTTAAACAGTGAAGAGTCATTCACCTACCACAGGCCCCCAATTCCTTCATTATGACATAATCCTGTAAGCCAATTTCTTGTGTTTAAAAAAAGGTCTATAATTCATGCTTATGGCCATGATGGAGTAATGGAGACTGGATTTATCATTCTACTATACATAACAAGAAAACtagacaaaaaaattaagtttttaaggTAAGGGACAATAAGTAGCCCAGCATTATGATtcttaagaaatgaaaaacaaacaagatgaCCACTGATTGCCCTGGTTTTCTGTCTGAGGGCATATTTCAGACCACAGAACAGGAAGGGGAATCCCACACAGAACACAGATCTGTGGCTGAGCTGATAGACAGAGATTAGAGTTCAAAGTGTCTGAAGTGGTTTAAAGTGGCAGGGCAGAGTTCCAAAGAGGAGACGGTGATGTGAAGAAATAGTTGTAGAAATCTGCATAGGGGACCCCTTTAATGAATACTAAGACACACCACTGCCTAGGGTGACCAGGAAGGTATGGTGCCCAGAGTCCAGGAGGCATTTGATATCTGACCAGCCTGTGTGGAGAGTCCTTGGTGACTTGAGACATTCAGAAGAGACCCCAGAAGAGCCACACCTTAGCAGTAGGATAAATTATCTTCAAAGTAAAAGTTATTCACCTTCCTTccaaaaaaggttaaaaacaagtCTTCAAAGGCTTGTTGATGAGCCAGGCCAtgtctcttaacccctcttccatattttgtctttttatctcttttcatgTTGCATTCTGAAACTTTTCTTCAGGTCTATCTTCCAGTTCATTAGTTTTAGCTTCAGctgagtttttacattttaattattttatttttcatttctagaagttttatttgttatttttatagtgACATGCTATTTACAAACACTTTCAggctgtcttttgtttctttaaatcaaGAGAACAGTTATTTTAGAATGTGAGACTAATTCTATTATCTGAAATCTTTCTAGTTCTATTTTCTGCTGTCTATTGTTAATACTTATCACCCTTCGTGCCTTATTTCCTAGTGTGCGCTCATTAGTGTGTGATGCAATTGCAATGGCCCTTCCTTTG
This sequence is a window from Phyllostomus discolor isolate MPI-MPIP mPhyDis1 chromosome 3, mPhyDis1.pri.v3, whole genome shotgun sequence. Protein-coding genes within it:
- the LOC114506781 gene encoding EKC/KEOPS complex subunit GON7-like — encoded protein: MEVLGEYVGLDGQRQQLRVPCEAPGDDADPFRGLLSGVAQMRELVAELLGPLEQREARSRVAVAPDEALDGDDEDDAEDENNIDNRTNSDGPSAKRPKPPS